The following are encoded together in the Zingiber officinale cultivar Zhangliang chromosome 8A, Zo_v1.1, whole genome shotgun sequence genome:
- the LOC122012759 gene encoding WD repeat-containing protein DWA2-like isoform X1: MRGPSTGIVYGGLKYQARCITDVKADVDHTSFLAGTLSLKEENEVHLIRLSPSGSELICDGLFYHPNEIWDLKSCPFDPRIFSTVFTSGETYGASVWKIPELYGQSNAPQPEQLFSLDEHSFKIKSNMLVSVLWWPSGKHDRLISIDEGNIFLWSLDSSNKVAKVISQESVGMLQNLSGGAWDPHDRNALSGICDSSLQFWDLRTMKKTTSIEQAHIRDVDYNSKKQHFLVTAEDVSGIQLWDLRRPKFPVKELPGHAHWTWAVRHNPEYEDLILSAGTDSTINLWSIRLPGNEGSSSESLFDSPTTLKDSLINSYTDYEDSVYGLAWSTREPLIFASLSYDGRVIVESVKSFIKRK, from the exons ATGCGGGGCCCCTCCACCGGCATCGTTTACGGCGGCCTCAAATACCAG GCCCGATGCATTACCGACGTCAAGGCTGACGTCGATCACACCAGCTTCCTCGCTGGAACCCTCAGCCTCAAAGAGGAGAACGAG GTGCATCTGATCCGGCTGTCTCCCTCGGGATCGGAGCTTATCTGCGATGGTCTCTTCTATCACCCAAACGAGATATGGGATCTCAAGTCTTGCCCTTTCGATCCCAGAATTTTCTCTACGGTTTTCACTTCTG GTGAAACATACGGAGCTTCTGTTTGGAAGATTCCCGAGCTCTATGGACAGTCGAATGCCCCACAGCCCGAACAGTTGTTTTCCCTTGATGAGCATTCTTTTAAGATCAAGAG TAACATGCTTGTCAGTGTTCTTTGGTGGCCATCTGGGAAGCATGATAGACTAATCAGCATTGATGAGGGAAATATTTTCCTCTGGAGCTTAGATTCGTCAAATAAAGTAGCCAAG GTGATATCACAAGAATCAGTTGGTATGCTTCAAAACCTATCAGGTGGTGCATGGGATCCTCATGATCGAAATGCTCTTTCTGGTATATGTGACTCATCATTACAATTTTGGGATCTCCGAACAATGAA GAAGACTACCTCGATAGAGCAAGCGCACATTAGGGATGTTGATTACAATTCAAAAAAGCAGCATTTTCTT GTGACTGCAGAAGATGTATCTGGGATCCAACTATGGGATCTTCGAAGACCCAAGTTTCCTGTAAAAGAACTCCCTGGTCATGCACATTG GACATGGGCAGTCAGACATAATCCAGAATACGAAGACCTTATTTTG AGTGCTGGCACAGATTCAACCATTAATTTGTGGTCCATTCGTCTTCCTGGCAATGAGGGCTCATCATCTGAAAG TCTATTTGATTCACCGACAACATTGAAGGATTCACTTATCAATTCATATACTGACTATGAAGATAGTGTGTATG GTCTTGCATGGAGCACACGGGAACCTTTGATATTTGCATCATTGTCCTATGACGGCCGG GTGATCGTGGAATCAGTGAAATCATTCATTAAGAGAAAGTGA
- the LOC122012759 gene encoding WD repeat-containing protein DWA2-like isoform X2, whose protein sequence is MRGPSTGIVYGGLKYQARCITDVKADVDHTSFLAGTLSLKEENEVHLIRLSPSGSELICDGLFYHPNEIWDLKSCPFDPRIFSTVFTSGETYGASVWKIPELYGQSNAPQPEQLFSLDEHSFKIKSVLWWPSGKHDRLISIDEGNIFLWSLDSSNKVAKVISQESVGMLQNLSGGAWDPHDRNALSGICDSSLQFWDLRTMKKTTSIEQAHIRDVDYNSKKQHFLVTAEDVSGIQLWDLRRPKFPVKELPGHAHWTWAVRHNPEYEDLILSAGTDSTINLWSIRLPGNEGSSSESLFDSPTTLKDSLINSYTDYEDSVYGLAWSTREPLIFASLSYDGRVIVESVKSFIKRK, encoded by the exons ATGCGGGGCCCCTCCACCGGCATCGTTTACGGCGGCCTCAAATACCAG GCCCGATGCATTACCGACGTCAAGGCTGACGTCGATCACACCAGCTTCCTCGCTGGAACCCTCAGCCTCAAAGAGGAGAACGAG GTGCATCTGATCCGGCTGTCTCCCTCGGGATCGGAGCTTATCTGCGATGGTCTCTTCTATCACCCAAACGAGATATGGGATCTCAAGTCTTGCCCTTTCGATCCCAGAATTTTCTCTACGGTTTTCACTTCTG GTGAAACATACGGAGCTTCTGTTTGGAAGATTCCCGAGCTCTATGGACAGTCGAATGCCCCACAGCCCGAACAGTTGTTTTCCCTTGATGAGCATTCTTTTAAGATCAAGAG TGTTCTTTGGTGGCCATCTGGGAAGCATGATAGACTAATCAGCATTGATGAGGGAAATATTTTCCTCTGGAGCTTAGATTCGTCAAATAAAGTAGCCAAG GTGATATCACAAGAATCAGTTGGTATGCTTCAAAACCTATCAGGTGGTGCATGGGATCCTCATGATCGAAATGCTCTTTCTGGTATATGTGACTCATCATTACAATTTTGGGATCTCCGAACAATGAA GAAGACTACCTCGATAGAGCAAGCGCACATTAGGGATGTTGATTACAATTCAAAAAAGCAGCATTTTCTT GTGACTGCAGAAGATGTATCTGGGATCCAACTATGGGATCTTCGAAGACCCAAGTTTCCTGTAAAAGAACTCCCTGGTCATGCACATTG GACATGGGCAGTCAGACATAATCCAGAATACGAAGACCTTATTTTG AGTGCTGGCACAGATTCAACCATTAATTTGTGGTCCATTCGTCTTCCTGGCAATGAGGGCTCATCATCTGAAAG TCTATTTGATTCACCGACAACATTGAAGGATTCACTTATCAATTCATATACTGACTATGAAGATAGTGTGTATG GTCTTGCATGGAGCACACGGGAACCTTTGATATTTGCATCATTGTCCTATGACGGCCGG GTGATCGTGGAATCAGTGAAATCATTCATTAAGAGAAAGTGA